The following coding sequences are from one Rutidosis leptorrhynchoides isolate AG116_Rl617_1_P2 chromosome 11, CSIRO_AGI_Rlap_v1, whole genome shotgun sequence window:
- the LOC139877359 gene encoding G-type lectin S-receptor-like serine/threonine-protein kinase LECRK3 — protein sequence MNDTGNFVIVGSGSNMIWESFNFPADTLLPTQIMSRGGVINSKMSETNFTSGRFQLRMLQDGNLVLNSRDVLSNFAYKAYYSSNTIDVSNSTNAGDQLIFDVTGYMYILKRNGQRFVLTPRETLPSGDYYHRATLSFDGVFTQYYYPKNFTSNTSWSVSWLEPENICGDIIGLEGSGACGFNNVCSLDGARRPKCECPPGLSLLDPNDPYGDCKLNFTTTCDDDVSSYNGELDFVELNKTDWPRSDYVHLDSTNEQECKDSCLNDCLCAVAVHDGNDCWKKKLPLSNGWMNESLNTKAFLKFAKGDLPRHSPPRFPRKKNDQTTLITTGAALLGSSVFVNAILLVVICLGLFLNYHKMARTRNLGDNVAETNLVYFTYKELVQATNEFTDELGRGSFGIVYKGLIRTNSVAVKKLNTRLVEDGEKEFKTEVGDISRTHHKNLVQLLGYCDEGDQRLLVYEYMSNGTLASFLFENNKPSWNQRSHIALGIAKGLWYLHEECTTQIIHCDIKPQNVLLDDYYNPRISDFGLAKLLKMNQSRTNTGIRGTKGYVAPEWFRNTAVTTKVDVYSFGVLLLEIISCRKSLEESESGNECGPVLTDWAWDCYQERTLDVFVANDLEALADYKNLKTFIMVGLWCIQENPSLRPIMRTVVQMLEGVVEVSEPPCPFPLSTTSI from the coding sequence ATGAATGATACGGGTAACTTTGTGATCGTTGGTAGCGGCTCTAACATGATATGGGAGAGTTTTAATTTTCCGGCAGACACCTTGTTGCCTACTCAGATTATGTCGAGAGGCGGAGTGATTAATTCAAAAATGAGCGAAACAAATTTCACCAGTGGAAGATTTCAGCTACGCATGCTACAAGACGGAAATCTTGTTCTTAATTCTCGAGATGTACTTTCGAATTTTGCCTATAAGGCTTATTATTCGAGTAATACAATAGACGTTTCCAATTCAACGAATGCTGGTGACCAATTGATCTTTGATGTAACAGGTTACATGTATATATTGAAAAGAAATGGCCAAAGATTTGTTCTTACTCCGAGAGAAACACTCCCGTCGGGTGATTATTATCACCGAGCTACACTTTCTTTTGATGGGGTTTTTACTCAATACTATTATCCCAAAAATTTCACTAGCAACACAAGTTGGAGTGTTTCGTGGTTGGAGCCTGAAAACATATGTGGTGATATCATCGGACTCGAAGGTAGTGGGGCTTGTGGGTTTAACAATGTTTGTAGCCTTGACGGTGCTAGACGGCCAAAGTGTGAATGCCCACCAGGGTTATCGTTGTTAGATCCTAACGATCCGTATGGCGACTGCAAGCTAAACTTTACTACAACGTGCGATGATGATGTGTCAAGTTATAATGGAGAGCTTGATTTTGTGGAACTCAATAAAACTGATTGGCCGCGATCCGACTATGTACACTTGGATTCAACTAATGAGCAAGAGTgcaaagattcatgcttgaatgaTTGTTTATGTGCAGTGGCGGTCCATGATGGTAACGATTGTTGGAAAaagaagcttcctctctctaatgGATGGATGAACGAGTCACTTAATACGAAAGCATTTTTAAAGTTCGCGAAAGGGGATCTTCCTCGTCATAGCCCCCCTCGATTTCCGAGAAAGAAGAATGACCAAACAACTTTGATAACGACAGGAGCAGCTCTCTTAGGTAGTTCTGTTTTTGTAAATGCCATATTACTAGTCGTAATTTGTCTTGGTTTATTTCTAAACTACCATAAGATGGCGAGAACTCGTAACCTAGGTGATAATGTTGCCGAAACCAATCTGGTTTATTTTACGTATAAAGAACTTGTTCAAGCTACTAATGAGTTCACAGATGAACTTGGAAGGGGGTCTTTTGGAATAGTTTATAAAGGGCTTATCAGAACTAATAGTGTGGCAGTTAAAAAGTTGAATACTAGACTAGTTGAAGATGGTGAGAAGGAATTTAAAACTGAGGTCGGGGATATTTCGAGGACGCATCACAAAAATTTGGTGCAACTTCTTGGCTACTGTGACGAAGGTGATCAACGGCTTTTAGTTTATGAGTACATGAGTAATGGCACTCTGGCTAGTTTTCTATTTGAAAACAATAAACCGTCTTGGAACCAAAGGAGCCATATAGCATTGGGCATTGCAAAGGGACTCTGGTACCTTCATGAAGAGTGCACCACACAAATCATCCACTGTGACATAAAGCCGCAAAATGTACTTCTTGATGATTACTATAATCCCCGAATTTCAGATTTTGGGTTAGCCAAGCTTTTGAAGATGAATCAAAGTCGAACAAATACAGGAATAAGAGGAACAAAAGGTTATGTGGCTCCTGAATGGTTTAGGAACACTGCGGTAACCACAAAGGTGGATGTCTATAGTTTTGGTGTGTTGCTACTTGAGATCATTTCATGCCGAAAGAGCCTAGAGGAATCTGAAAGTGGTAACGAGTGTGGACCGGTCTTGACTGATTGGGCATGGGATTGCTACCAAGAGAGAACTTTGGATGTATTTGTTGCGAATGATTTAGAGGCCTTAGCTGACTACAAGAACCTAAAAACATTCATCATGGTTGGTCTCTGGTGCATACAAGAAAATCCGTCTCTGAGACCGATCATGAGGACGGTTGTTCAGATGCTTGAAGGAGTTGTTGAAGTCAGTGAGCCTCCATGCCCATTTCCTTTATCTACTACCTCAATCTGA